A window from Primulina huaijiensis isolate GDHJ02 chromosome 13, ASM1229523v2, whole genome shotgun sequence encodes these proteins:
- the LOC140991097 gene encoding TPR repeat-containing protein ZIP4, with protein sequence MRIAENSTPDQRHGIASATAAAVDSDHSRALSKIESLINSLERHPPTQPLLDSFSSDLKLSLAVISQLAPFPNSTKILVWKLSYRLWNVCVDLSNASAAKISEEHAKLRQIAADLLFLNSDVEGIPSPGMKVALFFYKTGLIWHDLKKFDSAEHCYENATDLVSKIEIHSMSDCDEQKLLLDLNLARSRAAWEISDCNLAITLLNRSKNVLFGIAGNYNALANQYLTFGKMLLSKNEASTVNQSLKLMNDALELCEKGLRVVKRTEETLNLKELRLKTLRFIAAAHLQGDEFESVLKCVKVLKEVGSDGDHHPSLSVLAMKAWLGLGRYGEAEKELRGMVLNKGIPEGVWLSAVDSYFQAAGTAGTETVKGVFLGLLERCHVSAGAAVRVINRIVGKGMTGVEGMKVRAKVVGELVADERVVALFQGEGAAKERTTMHALLWNCATDFFRSKDCLFSADMFEKALLYVPHGIENRILRAKGFRVLCLCYLGLLQLDRAEEYINEAERLEPNIASAFLKFKIFLQKKDHDSAITLVQSMPNCLDFSTDFLSLVAHEAISCRSFSVATASLSQLLNFHFSGKPMQTSEVVVFRTLVTILSQDQANYSDILKQMKRAHARQSEIGSDCFFGSGEVGRREKSWFAANAWNCGVRTGQEKNYELSAEFFRLASELYGIPEDGKAESNDAMLCKSIILTVSAIIAAEKHKNGTLLEAEVRETIALLARAGKMLMSTSGTMRKSDDYVVDAIEPNFFFLYTWSACHLHSRLSDTGNQQLLLVKNFAASKSCDPKQLLQIGYEASQGSQFNPEVSMFALNACLSSLLVSPSPDYETVAIVLRKLICVSTICKGESDDDSTFEMYKQAYRIMVGLKEGEYPIEEAKWLATTAWNRAALPLKMGHVDSGKKWMSLGLELATKYPVMHGYRACMEEYIACFETFNGGDDGERSRMAS encoded by the exons ATGAGAATCGCAGAGAATTCCACGCCCGACCAACGCCATGGCATCGCTTCCGCCACCGCCGCGGCAGTCGACAGTGACCACTCTCGCGCACTCTCTAAAATAGAATCCTTGATAAACTCGCTCGAACGCCACCCCCCTACGCAGCCCCTACTCGATTCATTCTCCTCGGATCTTAAACTCTCTCTAGCAGTGATCAGTCAACTAGCTCCTTTCCCCAACTCCACCAAAATTCTAGTATGGAAACTCAGCTACCGCCTCTGGAACGTGTGTGTCGACCTTTCCAATGCTTCTGCAGCGAAGATTTCCGAGGAACATGCCAAGCTCCGTCAAATTGCCGCAGATCTGCTCTTCCTCAATTCTGACGTTGAAGGGATACCTTCTCCTGGTATGAAGGTAGCTCTGTTCTTCTACAAGACTGGTTTGATCTGGCATGATCTCAAAAAATTCGATTCAGCGGAACACTGCTACGAAAATGCCACCGATCTTGTATCAAAAATTGAGATTCATTCGATGTCTGACTGCGATGAACAAAAATTATTGTTAGATCTCAATCTTGCCAGATCACGAGCTGCGTGGGAAATATCAGACTGCAATTTGGCGATCACGTTACTAAATAGGTCCAAAAATGTTTTGTTTGGTATTGCAGGAAACTATAATGCCCTAGCTAATCAGTACCTGACGTTTGGAAAGATGTTACTGTCCAAAAATGAGGCTTCTACAGTAAATCAGTCATTAAAATTGATGAATGACGCCTTAGAATTATGTGAAAAGGGGTTAAGAGTAGTAAAGAGAACTGAAGAGACATTAAATTTGAAGGAATTGAGGTTGAAGACTCTGAGATTTATTGCTGCGGCTCATTTGCAAGGTGATGAATTTGAGAGCGTGTTGAAATGTGTGAAGGTTTTGAAAGAGGTTGGGAGTGATGGTGACCACCATCCGAGTTTGAGTGTGCTGGCAATGAAGGCATGGCTGGGATTGGGGAGATACGGGGAGGCAGAGAAGGAGCTGAGAGGAATGGTGCTGAATAAGGGGATCCCTGAGGGTGTTTGGCTGTCGGCAGTGGATTCTTACTTCCAGGCTGCAGGTACGGCTGGCACAGAGACTGTTAAAGGTGTGTTTCTTGGGTTATTGGAGCGATGCCATGTTAGTGCTGGTGCAGCTGTTAGGGTGATCAATAGGATAGTTGGAAAGGGAATGACCGGTGTTGAAGGAATGAAGGTGAGAGCCAAAGTTGTTGGGGAGTTGGTAGCAGATGAGAGGGTTGTGGCACTTTTCCAAGGAGAAGGAGCAGCAAAGGAGAGGACCACAATGCACGCTCTTCTTTGGAACTG TGCCACAGATTTTTTTCGATCGAAAGATTGTCTATTCAGTGCCGATATGTTTGAAAAGGCTTTGCTGTATGTCCCTCATGGCATAGAGAACAGAATCCTTAGAGCGAAGGGATTTCGAGTTCTGTGCCTCTGCTATCTGGGACTCTTGCAGTTAGATAGAGCCGAAGAATACATTAATGAGGCTGAAAGG CTGGAACCCAATATAGCTAGTGCTTTTCTCAAG TTTAAGATCTTCTTGCAAAAAAAAGATCATGACAGTGCCATAACACTGGTGCAATCGATGCCCAACTGCCTTGATTTCAGTACAGATTTCCTCTCTCTGGTAGCCCATGAAGCCATTTCATGCCGCTCCTTTTCTGTTGCCACCGCCTCTCTGTCGCAACTCTTGAACTTTCATTTCTCAGGAAAACCGATGCAGACTAGTGAAGTTGTGGTATTCCGCACATTAGTCACAATTTTAAGTCAGGACCAGGCAAATTACTCTGATATCCTGAAACAAATGAAAAGGGCTCATGCTCGTCAATCTGAGATTGGATCTGACTGTTTTTTTGGCTCGGGGGAGGTTGGAAGACGAGAAAAGAGTTGGTTTGCAGCAAATGCTTGGAATTGTGGTGTAAGGACTGGACAGGAGAAGAATTATGAGTTAAGTGCAGAATTCTTCAGGTTGGCATCAGAGTTATACGGAATTCCGGAGGATGGTAAAGCAGAGAGCAATGATGCCATGCTTTGTAAATCGATAATACTGACTGTATCCGCCATTATAGCTGCTGAGAAGCATAAGAATGGGACACTTCTAGAAGCTGAAGTCAGAGAAACCATAGCATTGTTAGCCAGGGCAGGAAAG ATGCTAATGTCAACCTCAGGAACCATGAGAAAAAGTGATGATTATGTCGTTGATGCAATAGAGCCCAACTTCTTCTTCTTGTACACATGGAGCGCTTGCCACTTGCACTCCAGGTTAAGTGACACAGGCAACCAACAACTACTATTAGTTAAAAACTTTGCCGCCTCCAAATCTTGTGACCCAAAACAATTACTTCAAATCGGCTACGAAGCCTCACAAGGATCACAATTCAATCCTGAAGTTTCCATGTTTGCTTTAAATGCCTGCCTTTCTTCTCTTCTCGTTTCCCCTTCCCCAGATTACGAAACTGTGGCTATTGTCCTACGGAAACTAATATGTGTTAGCACCATTTGTAAGGGAGAATCGGATGATGACTCGACATTTGAAATGTATAAGCAAGCATACAGGATTATGGTTGGATTGAAGGAGGGAGAGTATCCCATTGAGGAAGCCAAATGGCTTGCCACGACAGCATGGAATCGAGCTGCTCTCCCATTGAAGATGGGGCACGTTGATTCGGGCAAAAAATGGATGAGTCTGGGATTGGAACTAGCAACAAAATATCCAGTAATGCATGGTTATAGAGCATGCATGGAAGAGTATATAGCATGTTTTGAGACGTTTAATGGCGGGGACGATGGCGAGAGAAGTAGGATGGCGTCATGA